The window CGACCAGTGACCGCACTCGAGACGGTCCGCTCCCGCGCCGAGGCACTCATCACGGAGCACCTCGGCGCCGGTTCCTGGGCGTTCGGCTTCGACCACGCGAAGACCCGCGCCGGGCAGTGCGACTTCGCCCGCAAGCGCATCACGGTCAGCCGGCACCTCGCCGCACGGTTCTCGGACGACGACGCCGAACAGGTCCTGCTGCACGAGGTCGCCCACGCCCTCGCCGGGGCCCGCGCCGGTCACGGCCCGAAGTGGAAGCGGACCGCGGCCGCCATCGGGTACACGGGTTCGCGGCTGCACGACGGCCCGATCGCCAGCGAGCTCGCGCCGTGGATCGGGACCTGCCCCGCCGGACACGAGCACTTCCGCTACCGGACGCCCACCCGTCCGCTCGCGTGCGCCCAGTGCTCCCGCCGGTTCGATGCCCGCAACGCGATCGTCTGGCGACGTCGGAGCGCGGCGGACGACCCCTCGACCGTGGCCTCGACTACCGCATGAGTCCGTCGGCGCGCGGAGGCGCGCCGGTAACCCGTTAGCCTGGGCGGATGCACACGGGGCAGCACATCCGCACGGACGCCGGATCCACCTGGTTCTTCGACGCCGGTCGGATCGCCCTGGACTTCGCGCACACCGGCGGGTTCGCCGACGACCCGGACGGCCGGCGCCCCCGGTCGCAGCTCGGCGAACTGCTCGCGAGCCCGGCGGACCTGGACGAGTGGCTCAGCGACCACACCGAGCCGATCGACGTCGGGGCGAGCGCGCGCGAACTGCAGGACGCCCGCGCGCTCCGCGCCGCGATCGCCCGACTCGCCGTCGCCGCGGCCCCCGGCCCGGCGACCACCGCGGCCGAACGCACCGCCGTCGCGGCGGGCCTGCGTGCCGGGACCGGCCGCACGCGCCCCGCGCCCGACGACATCGACACCGTCAACCTGTTCGCCGCCCTGCCGGACGTGCCCCCGAGCCTCCCGGGTGGCCGACGCCGCGCCGGAGCCAACCGCGTCCGCCTGGCCCAGGCCCTGTCCAGCGTCGCGCGCGACGCGGTCGCGCTGTTCACCGAGGTCGGATTCGACGACGTCGAGGCGGACAGCCGCCCGACGCGCCTGAGCCGCTGCTCGGCAGACGACTGCGCGCTGGTGTTCTACGACTCCTCGCGGGGCGGGACCCGCCGCTGGTGCTCCATGCAGCGGTGCGGGAACCGCGCCAAGGTCCGGGCGCACCGAGCTCGGCGCGCAGCGGACTGACCACCCTCCGACCCTCCGACGAGGACCCGCGAAGAAAAAGATTCGGCGTGCCGAATTCTCTGGCATGCTGGGTGCCGTGACCGACACCGCCGCCGCCAGGACCACCGAAGAGCCCACGGGCACTCCGAGGCGCCGCGCCGCCGGGCTCACCCTGCTCGGCCCGGCGTTCGTCGCAGCCATCGCCTACGTCGACCCCGGCAACGTCGCCGCCAACCTCACCGCCGGTGCGAAGTACGGCTACCTACTGCTCTGGGTCTTGGTCGCCGCGAACGCCAGCGCCGTGGTCGTGCAGTACCTGTCCGCCAAGCTCGGCGTCGTCACGGGCAAGTCCCTGCCGGAGCACCTCGGGCTGCGGATGCGCCGCACTCCGCGGCTGCTGTTCTGGGGGCAGGCCGAGATCGTCGCGGCCGCGACCGACGTCGCCGAGGTGATCGGCGGCGCACTCGCCCTGCACCTGCTGTTCGGCCTGCCGCTCGTCGCCGGTGGACTCATCACCGGCGTCGTCTCCATGCTCCTGCTGACCCTGCACAGTCGCCGCGGGACCCGCACGTTCGAAGCCGTCGTCACCGCGATGCTCGCGATCCTGACCGTCGGGTTCTGCGCCGGCCTACTGTTCGCCCAGGTCTCCCCCGGCGAGCTCGTCAGCGGCCTGGTGCCGCGGTTCGAGGGCTCCGAGTCGGTGATGCTCGCGGCGTCGATGCTCGGCGCGACGGTCATGCCCCACGCGGTGTACCTGCACTCCGCGCTGGCCCGCGACCGGCACGGCGACGTGCCCGCCGGTCCCGAGCGCCGCCGGGTGCTCGTCGCCACCCGGTGGGACGTGGGCCTCGCACTGGTCGTCGCCGGTGGTGTGAACATCTGCATGCTCGTCCTCGCCGCGGCGACGCTGCCCGGCGTCGCGGACACCGACTCGATCCCCGGCGCACAGCGGGCGATCGCCGAGCACGTCGGACCCGTTGTCGGCGTGCTGTTCGCGGTGGGTCTGCTGGCGTCCGGGCTGGCGTCGACCTCGGTCGGCTGCATGGCCGGCGCCGAGATCATGAAGGGGCTGCTGCACGTGCGGATCCCGCTCGTGGCACGGCGCGTGATCACCCTGGTGCCGGCGATCGTGCTGCTCGCGGTCGGTGCCGATGCGACGATGCTGCTCGTGGTGAGCCAGGTCGTGCTGAGCTTCGGGATCGCCTTCGCGATCGTCCCGCTGGTGGTCTACACGTCCCGCCGGAGCGTCATGGGTCCCGACGTGAACGCCGCGACCACCCGCGTGGTGGCGTGGGTGATCGCGGCGGTCATCGTGGCGCTCAACGTCGCGCTGATCGTGCTCACCCTGACGGGTTGAGCACCGACGGTGCGCGTCGACGCGGTGCGCGACACGACGTCGGTCGTCACTCGACGACCGTGACGTCCTTCCAGAACGCGACGTAGCCCGAGTAGTCCTTGCCGACCCGGTCGAACGACGACGGGATCGGCGTCGGGTAGGACCACGCACGGTCCTGCAGCGCCTGCCCGTCGACGTTCACCGTGAAGTACTGCGTGTCGCCCTTCCACGGGCAGTGGTACTGGGTGGGGCTCTCGGTGAAGAGCTCGGACTTCACGCTCGACGGCGGGAAGTACCAGTTGCCCTCGATCTTGATGAGGTCCTCTTCCGGGGCCTCCGCGATCACCGTGTCGCCGACGACTGCCTTCATGCGTTGCTCCTTCGCTCACTGGTGCCGGACGGCCTGGACGGCGCGCCGGCCCTGTCCGCCCGAACGCTACGCCCGGCCCCGTGATTCCCGCAGGACGACCAGGTCCGGCCCGACGGCGAGTGCCGCGTGCACGTGTTCGCGTCCGAGGACGGACGCGCTCTCGGACGCCGTGACCAGGTGCTTCACCGCGCGTCGGAGCCCCGTGTACGCCGCGCAGGCGGCGGCCGCCTCCGGCGCGGTGTGGTCGATCCCGACTGCGGCGAGCGCGTCGACGACGGCGCCGGCCGCGAGCAGGTCCTCGACCGCGAAGTCGGGGGCGTCGGGCACGTCGACGGCTTCGCCGGCGGCCTCGGCCGCGTCGTCCAGGGCGCCGACGTGGTGCAGCCCGGCGGCGACGACGGCGACGACGCAGCGGTCGCCGCGTTCTGCCTGGAGGCCCGTCACCCGTTCCGCGATCGCGGTCGCGTTGCCGAGGTGGCCGAGTACGACCTCCGGACCGTCCGGTACCCGGGCGGTCGCGTTCCGGAGCGCGCGGCGCTGCGCCGCCGTGTCCGGCGAGCCCGGCAGGACGTCCACCCAGACGACGAGGTGTGCGCCGTGCGCGATGCGTGCGGCCCCGCCGGCTCCCCACGCGAACCGGACCTGGTACTGCTCCTGGGTGCGTTCTGCCACGTCCGTCACGATAGCCGTCCGGACGATGCTGTCCCTCTCCACAGGGTGACCGTCCCGACAGGCTCCGCCAGGGTCGACGACCGTAGGATGCACTTCCATGGAGATCGCCCCCGCGCCCACCCTGACCGGCGACCGTGTGACGCTCGAGCCCCTCTCGCAGGAGCACGCGGACGACCTGCGGGCAGCGGTGACCGATGGCGATCTGTGGCGGACCTGGTACACCTCGGTCCCCGCGCCGGCCCAGGTCGAGGACGAGATCGACCGGCGTCTCGCCGAGCACGAGGCCGGCCGCATGGTGCCCTTCGCGGTGCGGGACCGTCCGACCGGTCGCGTGGTCGGTTCGACGACCTTCACGAACATCGACCCGGGCAACCGGCACGTCGAGATCGGCAGCACCTTCCTGGCGAAGTCGGCGCAGCGGTCGGGCATCAACACCGAGTCGAAGCTGCTGATGCTGTCCCACGCGTTCGAGGCCTGGCAGTGCATCGCGGTCGAGTTCCGCACGCACTGGCACAACCACCAGTCCCGCGCTGCGATCGCCGGCCTGGGCGCGAAGCAGGACGGCGTCCTGCGGAACCACTCGATCGGCCGCGACGGCACACTCCGCGACACCGTGGTGTTCTCGATCATCGCGTCGGAGTGGCCGGCTGTCCGGCTGTCCCTGGCCGAGCGGCTCCGGCAGCACGACCGCGCCGAGGGGTCCCGCCGCCGGTCCGCCCGGCACGCCTGACCGTCAGAGCGTGTGACGGACGGTCCGGTCGCCGAGTGGCTGGACCGGACGCGCGTTCTCGACGTGCGCCGCCTCGAGGTCGGCGAGCTGGTCGGCGCCGAGTTCGATCGGTTCCTCGAGCACGATCCACCGCACGCCTTCGGTGCACGGCGGCGTGGTGAGCGAGCCCTCGTACGTCGCGAACGACCTGACTGCCGGCAGCATCGCCTCGATGTCCACCGTGCTCTCGCGGCCGGCCCCCGCCGTCGCCCCGGCGAGGTAGCTCTCGTAGGCGGGGTTGTGCGTGCCCCGCTCGGCGAGGACCCCCACGACGGTCAGGTCGCCGCGGCCGTCGGCGTGCACGAAGTGGAACTCCGCGTCGGCCGGCTCGCCGTCGACGGTGTGCTCCGAACCCGCGTGGAAGTGCATCTGCACCAGGTCGAGGTCCTCGCCGGCGATGGTCGTCGAGGCGCCGTCGCCGGCCGTGAACTGCACGGTGTGCCCGTTGTCCGCCGTCAGACCCCGGACGGCGCCGGAGCCGACGAGGTCGAGGTCGGCGCCACCGCGAGCTGCCGGCAGGTCGATCGGGGACTGCCGCTCGCCGGCGCCGCAGGTGCCGTACTCGTCGGCGAGGGCGCCCCAGCGCTCCGGTGACCCGGCGCCCTCGTACGACCACGACGTGCCGGCGTCGTGCGCGTCGGCCTCGGGAGGTGTTCCGGCCGCGCAGCCGGCGAGGACGAGGAGGACGGCTGGGGCGGCGATCAGAGGGAGGCGGTGATGAGTGGTTCGCATGCTGTACACACTCACATACTCGTATTTCACATTTGCCGAGAGCGGCTGTGGCCGCGAGCGTAGGGTCCTCGTCATGCACGTCGGTATCCGGATCGTCCTCGACGCGCCGGTGGCCGCCGTGCGCGACGCCCTGCTGTCCCCGTCCGTGATGGTCGCGGTGACGAAACCGTTCCTGGTGTACCGCTCGCGCAGCGCCGAGGGGTTCCCCGAGCGGTGGGAACCGGGGCGCCCGCACCCCATCACCGCGAGCGCGTTCGGCCTGGTGCCGAGCGGCGACACGCACGTCGACCTCGACCTGTACGAGATCGACGGCGTCCCCGTGCAGCGTGACAACGGCGGTGGTACGAGCGGGCTGTTCGGCCGGATGACGATGCGCCACCGGATGGCGGTCGTGCCGGCTCCTGGCGACCGGACGCTGCTCATCGACCGCCTGACCTACCGGATGCGGCCGTGGCCCCTCGGCGCACTGCTGTGGCCGGGAATGTGGGTCATCTGGCAGTGGCGGGCGTACCGGATGCGTGCGCTCGCGCCCACCTGGCGGACGGATGCTGCCTGACCGAGGCGAGTCGGGCCTCCCGTCCACCGCGGAGCGGGCGTAGCCTCGACCACGTGAGCCAGACGCGCCCCCAGGAGCCGACGACCGACGACCGTGTGCGCAGCACGCTGGCGACCGTGGACTGGCGGCGCATGACGTTCGACCTGTACCGCCGTGTCCGCGCGACGCCGGACCCCCAGACGGCGCACGCGCTGTGGCGGGAGACCCGCGACGCGATGTTCGCGGAGCACCCCGCGTCGCCGCTCCTCGACGAGGACGCCCACGACTTCGAGTCGCTGCCCGTGCCGGACTACGACCCCGCCTGGCGGTTCCAGGTCCGCATCGAACCGGCCGAGGCCGCCGCGTTCGACTACGAGACCGGAACCGACGGCACCGTGCACTTCGACCGCCTCGGCGTCGTGACGGTCCCGGGCGTCGGCACGCTCGACGTCTGGTCGCACGGCGGCTACGCGGGCGGCCTGTTCGTCCCCGTGAAGGACTCCAGCGCCGGCAAGGCCCGCGGCACGTACGGCGGCGGACGCTACCTGCTCGACACGATCAAGGGCTCGGACCTCGGCGGCGACGACGCCGACTCGCTCGTGCTGGACTTCAACTTCGCGTACAACCCGTCGTGCGCGTACGACCCGGCGTGGGCGTGCCCGCTCGCGCCTCCCGGCAACACCGTGCCGGTGCCGATCCCGGTCGGCGAGCAGTACGACTTCTAGGGTGGAACGCATGACAGGTCTGGTCGCACTCGACGCCGGCGGACGCGTGCCGCCCTTCGAGCAAGTCCGTTCGCAGATCGCGGCGCAGATCGGTGCGGGGTACCTCGTCGACGGCGAACGACTGCCGAGCGTGCGCGGCCTGGCCGATGAACTCGGACTCGCCGCAGGGACGGTCGCGAAGGCCTACCAGCTGCTCGAGGAGGCCGGGCTCGTGCACACCGCGCGCGGCGCCGGGACGCGCGTGGTGCGGCCGGCCGAGGTGCCGGACGCGGTCGCCGACGCCGCACGTGCCCTGGCGGCCGCTGCCCGCGCGGCGGGTCTGTCGGCGGACCAGGCGGCCACCGCACTCAAGGACGCCTGGCCCGCGTAGGCGCGGGGCTTCCGGGGCGTACCTGGTGCTTCCGGGCGTACCTGGTCGGAAGTTCCGACCCAGTACGCCCGATTCGACGTTCCATCGCGGGCGTTCTGGGAAGGAACCCGCGCTCAGCAGCGCTCGTAGACGTACGCGTCGTCCTTCGGGGTGACCAGGTCACGGTCCCGCAGGATCGTCATGGCCGGGCGGCTCTTCAGTTTGCAGACCGAGCCCCACGAGCGCTCGAGGGTGTCCGAGTACTCCACGTCGATGACCCGCCCGCCGTAGACCTTCGTGTACGCCGCGCACTCCCGGTACTGCACGCACTCCTCGGCGACGACGAAGTCGAACCCGGTCTGCTTCCGCCCCGACGCCCCGAGCTGCGGCGTGTTCTTCTGCCCGACGGCCAGGCCGTGCCGGTGTCCGGCGGCCACCAGCGACTTCGCGAGCGCCAGGTTGCCGGCACGGGTCAGCCGCTTCCCGCTGCGGGTCCACGAGTCGAGGTTGTCGAACTCGACCGCGTCGAACCCGCGGGCGCCGCACCGGGCGACGGTCTTCGCGATCACCTTCGTGATGAGCGCGCGCTTCGCCGCCGTCCGGGTGTCGAGCAGCATCTCGTCCGGCCACCCCGGGTCGGACACCGGCTTGCCGGCCTGGTCACGCAGGATCGCCGACGGATACGACTTCGTCCACGTGCGAGCCGCCTCGGGCTGGGTCTGGAACCCGTTGACGTAGCAGATGTCGTACGTGCCCTTCGCGGGCTTCGCGGTGCTGTCCCGTTCGACGATCGTCACGCCGGACGGCGGTGTGTAGGAGCCGCCGAGCTGGTAGTCGGGGCGTCCCGAGGTCGGCAGGTTGCGGTAGCTCGCCGCAGCGCTGGTCGGAGCAGCCTCGGCGCAGCCGGCCGTGCCGAGGACGGCCACCAGGGCCATCGCGGTGGTGATCAGGACGGTTCGCGTGCGCACCCCGGAATTCTCGCATGCGCACGTCGAACTGCCCGGTCCTGGGTTCTGCGGGGTGCACGCGCTATGCTGGTGGTACTCGAGACGCCGATCGTCTCGTGCGTCGTACGGACGCCCCGAACTCCCGACCACGTTCCACCGATCCTCTGGTCGATGATCGAGCACCTCCCGAAGGTGCCCAGGCTTCTCTGCTGCGGCGACTGCGCCAGCCACCTCTGTTGGCGCGCATCCCGCCCGCGCGCTGCCTCAGAGCGCGCCCACAGCCGGTCTCATCCGGCTCGAAAGGTCACCATGACCACCAATGACCTCCGTTTCTCCGACCTCGGCGTCCCCGCGCCGATGGTCGCCGTCCTCGCCGACCAGGGCAAGGAGACCGCGTTCCCGATCCAGGAGGACACGCTCCCCGACTCCCTGCAGGGCAAGGACGTCCTCGGCCGTGGCCGCACCGGCTCCGGCAAGACGATCGCGTTCGCGATCCCGCTCGTCGCCCGTCTCGCAGCCAGCGGCCGCAAGCGCCGCGCCGGCCGCCCCCGCGCCCTGGTGCTCGCCCCGACGCGTGAGCTCGCGACCCAGATCGACGTCGCCCTCGCCCCGCTCGCCAAGGCCATGGGCCTGAACACGACCACCATCTTCGGTGGCGTCGGTCAGGGCCGTCAGGTCGACGCCCTGCGCGGCGGCGTGGACGTCGTCGTCGCCTGCCCGGGCCGGCTCGCCGACCTCATGCAGCAGGGTCACGTGAACCTCGGCGACATCGAGGTGACCGTCCTCGACGAGGCCGACCACATGGCCGACATGGGCTTCCTGCCCGGTGTCACCAAGATCATGCAGGCGACCCCCGAGAACGGACAACGACTGCTGTTCTCGGCCACGCTCGACAACGGCGTGGACAAGCTCGTCAAGAAGTTCCTGCACAACCCGGTGATGCACTCCGTCGACGAGGCGAACAGCCCCGTCGAGGCGATGACC of the Curtobacterium sp. TC1 genome contains:
- a CDS encoding GNAT family N-acetyltransferase — protein: MEIAPAPTLTGDRVTLEPLSQEHADDLRAAVTDGDLWRTWYTSVPAPAQVEDEIDRRLAEHEAGRMVPFAVRDRPTGRVVGSTTFTNIDPGNRHVEIGSTFLAKSAQRSGINTESKLLMLSHAFEAWQCIAVEFRTHWHNHQSRAAIAGLGAKQDGVLRNHSIGRDGTLRDTVVFSIIASEWPAVRLSLAERLRQHDRAEGSRRRSARHA
- a CDS encoding GntR family transcriptional regulator gives rise to the protein MTGLVALDAGGRVPPFEQVRSQIAAQIGAGYLVDGERLPSVRGLADELGLAAGTVAKAYQLLEEAGLVHTARGAGTRVVRPAEVPDAVADAARALAAAARAAGLSADQAATALKDAWPA
- a CDS encoding SprT-like domain-containing protein, with the protein product MTALETVRSRAEALITEHLGAGSWAFGFDHAKTRAGQCDFARKRITVSRHLAARFSDDDAEQVLLHEVAHALAGARAGHGPKWKRTAAAIGYTGSRLHDGPIASELAPWIGTCPAGHEHFRYRTPTRPLACAQCSRRFDARNAIVWRRRSAADDPSTVASTTA
- a CDS encoding DUF427 domain-containing protein is translated as MKAVVGDTVIAEAPEEDLIKIEGNWYFPPSSVKSELFTESPTQYHCPWKGDTQYFTVNVDGQALQDRAWSYPTPIPSSFDRVGKDYSGYVAFWKDVTVVE
- a CDS encoding carbonic anhydrase; translated protein: MRTTHHRLPLIAAPAVLLVLAGCAAGTPPEADAHDAGTSWSYEGAGSPERWGALADEYGTCGAGERQSPIDLPAARGGADLDLVGSGAVRGLTADNGHTVQFTAGDGASTTIAGEDLDLVQMHFHAGSEHTVDGEPADAEFHFVHADGRGDLTVVGVLAERGTHNPAYESYLAGATAGAGRESTVDIEAMLPAVRSFATYEGSLTTPPCTEGVRWIVLEEPIELGADQLADLEAAHVENARPVQPLGDRTVRHTL
- a CDS encoding CGNR zinc finger domain-containing protein; its protein translation is MHTGQHIRTDAGSTWFFDAGRIALDFAHTGGFADDPDGRRPRSQLGELLASPADLDEWLSDHTEPIDVGASARELQDARALRAAIARLAVAAAPGPATTAAERTAVAAGLRAGTGRTRPAPDDIDTVNLFAALPDVPPSLPGGRRRAGANRVRLAQALSSVARDAVALFTEVGFDDVEADSRPTRLSRCSADDCALVFYDSSRGGTRRWCSMQRCGNRAKVRAHRARRAAD
- a CDS encoding Nramp family divalent metal transporter; the encoded protein is MTDTAAARTTEEPTGTPRRRAAGLTLLGPAFVAAIAYVDPGNVAANLTAGAKYGYLLLWVLVAANASAVVVQYLSAKLGVVTGKSLPEHLGLRMRRTPRLLFWGQAEIVAAATDVAEVIGGALALHLLFGLPLVAGGLITGVVSMLLLTLHSRRGTRTFEAVVTAMLAILTVGFCAGLLFAQVSPGELVSGLVPRFEGSESVMLAASMLGATVMPHAVYLHSALARDRHGDVPAGPERRRVLVATRWDVGLALVVAGGVNICMLVLAAATLPGVADTDSIPGAQRAIAEHVGPVVGVLFAVGLLASGLASTSVGCMAGAEIMKGLLHVRIPLVARRVITLVPAIVLLAVGADATMLLVVSQVVLSFGIAFAIVPLVVYTSRRSVMGPDVNAATTRVVAWVIAAVIVALNVALIVLTLTG
- a CDS encoding endo alpha-1,4 polygalactosaminidase — protein: MRTRTVLITTAMALVAVLGTAGCAEAAPTSAAASYRNLPTSGRPDYQLGGSYTPPSGVTIVERDSTAKPAKGTYDICYVNGFQTQPEAARTWTKSYPSAILRDQAGKPVSDPGWPDEMLLDTRTAAKRALITKVIAKTVARCGARGFDAVEFDNLDSWTRSGKRLTRAGNLALAKSLVAAGHRHGLAVGQKNTPQLGASGRKQTGFDFVVAEECVQYRECAAYTKVYGGRVIDVEYSDTLERSWGSVCKLKSRPAMTILRDRDLVTPKDDAYVYERC
- a CDS encoding DUF1684 domain-containing protein produces the protein MTFDLYRRVRATPDPQTAHALWRETRDAMFAEHPASPLLDEDAHDFESLPVPDYDPAWRFQVRIEPAEAAAFDYETGTDGTVHFDRLGVVTVPGVGTLDVWSHGGYAGGLFVPVKDSSAGKARGTYGGGRYLLDTIKGSDLGGDDADSLVLDFNFAYNPSCAYDPAWACPLAPPGNTVPVPIPVGEQYDF